In the Sphingobacterium sp. PCS056 genome, TTAGATGGGATGACCTCTTATATGCTAATAGAGAAGATCAATATCAATGGGTTTCATCATCAGGTATATATAAAGAATATTAAAGAAAATACGGTAGAAGCGGAGATACCCCCCGAAGACCCTAATGCTCCGCAGCAAGTTACTGCACTAAAAAAAATGATGGATTATGATGCTGATCAAAAAGGGGAGGAATATGTTCTTTATTGGCTGGACGATAAAAGTCAAAAGATATTGGAATTGACCTTTCCTAAACAAATTAAGGATGCAGAAAATAAGATTATAGCTGAAGGGAGTTACTCAATCATAGGTAAAAATTTAAAAATTGTAATCTTGCATTTCGATTATCATTTTCCAGCAAAAATGGTTACCATGTATCGCTTAAATAGGATAGGGAGAATTTCTTTTGTTGATCGGAAAGCGATGACCTTGGATCCGGATAGTTTTAGCAATGATTATGTAAAAAGAGCAAGGGAGAAAAATATCATATCGAATTAATTAAAGTGGAACAGTGGTCCATGTCTATTTATTTTTCATTTCCATCATATATTTATCTATCCCCTTTCCAAAACCATCCTGTACAATAGCTATGGTATGAAATCCATTTTTTTCGTAAAATGCTGCAGTATGCTGTGAGGTTTCCAATACATATGTTTTATTCGGGTAGCAGTTTTTCATGATCTCTAGCCTGTATTGAGTAAGCAATTTACCTATTCCTTTTTTATGATGCTGGGCATGCACCATTCCCCATGCTAGACTGGCTTCGCCTTTTATTTCGTCAATAAAAATTCCTCCACAGGCTAATATCTGCTCACCTTCTTTAATCAGGTAGTAATTTTCATGAGTATGGTGATCTAAAAAGTTTTCAAATAGTGGCAACTCTTGCTGGTCAAAAAAGATTGGTAAATTACTTTTAAATATTTCGATACATTTTTCCCTGTAAAATGCTGTATAGTTTATGAATAGCATGAAAATAAAAAATTTAAGCAATTAAGATACAGCAAAAGTAGTAGAATACCTAACAGGTCATGGTTTTTTAAGAGATTGTATTATCTTCCAATTGATTCCAATAGCCTTTTAATGAAGAGTGTATTAAAAATGGTTGTTTACCATAACGTTAGTAGTACGATAGGAGTAATGATCAATGGATATGGTAATTTTTAAATATTGGGTTTGATTATCTATTATCATCATTTAATAATGGCATCATGAATAAAGGTATGGATCGTGTTTATTTACTTTCAATTCTCGTTAAGATCATGATATCTCGATCTATGGAATCAATTTTATATAAATTGTTTGATGGATAAAATGCACTGTCGAAATGGATCATATTCTTTGAAAATTTAAATCTTCCCTTTGTCGTTTGCTGATTATTGGGAATGGTATAAGACTCACGATACATGCGATCGTATTCCTTACGGTGACGCCATGCATTTTGATATGTAATTGTTTTTTTTCCTTTATAGGTTCCATCTTTGCTTAATTTAATTAAATAAGAAGTTTCTATATCATAAGATTCGGGACTCCATGCCGTGTCGGGTTTGACCGGATTCTCAAATCGATGGAGTAATCCGCCATTGAATTTGTTGTCAAAATTAGGATTATTTGTGATTGGGTTTTGAAGACGATAATTTTTATTGATCCCAAATAAGGTATCGAGATTTTTATTTGCAACAAATTGCCAGTTGTCGTAAATATAATCTTCAGGTTGGATTACCTCACTTATACGTTTAATATATAGGGTATCTAGATTGTCTATTGCACCCTTTGTTCTACCGCCACCATATCTGCTAAAAAAATCTTTGCTATAACTTTGATAACCTGGCTTTTCAATGTCCAATTCAAAAAATAAAGGCGGAGCCTCCATAACCATGATCTCTGATAATAAAAATTTACTTGACCTGATTTCTTTTAAATAAAATTTTCCGTTTTCATCAGTATGTGTTTCGCCAACTTTACAGCCAGGGATAGGCTTGTTGTCATAATCATAAATATAGCCTGTGATAGCGGGGCGGCTTAATCTTGAAATACAAGAATTAAAGAAGCATAAGATTGTACTTAAACACAAGATAATGATGATGCTTTTTTTCATGATTTTAATTTATTTGTATCTAAGCCTATTTTCTTTCAACGAATAATTGACTTATTTGTTTTCCAAAGTAATCGATTTTGAATTGGGTAATGTATTCTCAATAAAATTTCTTATTTATCAGGTTCGAATAGATTTTAATATCTATTTTGTAGATATTATCTTATCGATTTATAATCGATCCATTTGTCTGGGGATATACTAGTTCTATATATTTTTGAGATCAAAAGATTTTATATAACCTGTTCCTTGAAAGGAAACACGTGCACCTACAATTTTACCAATACTTTTTGCAAAACGATCTTCATAAATCTTCGTTCCATTCAAATCAATTTTTATAGATTTTGATTTTGAAATACAGCTGATTTGTACTGGTTTTTTAAAATCAGTCGAGAATGTTGATAAGTCATTTGTCATCCCATCAACTAACTTTTCACCAATCCTTAATTTAAGTTCCCCAACACATCCTGGTGTAGATAAAGGAATGGTAATCACACCTTCAGTTCCTAATAACATAATACTTGCTTGTTTGCAAGGATTATTGTAATGGTTAGCAGTATTTTGTAGCTCGAGCTTTAATGCAAAATTTTCACTGGAAACATTGAATTTTTTACTTACATGAGTAAGAATAAGCGTTGGTACTTCTTTTTGATTATCCAATTGTTCATTCTTTAAATCAGTTTCTTTAATCCCAACCCAATCGCCATGATTAACCGTCTTTTCTGGTAAATAAATGGGTATTGATTCCCTATGAAGCATTCCCATCCAATCTTTAGATTCTATCAGAATATCATGTTCACGAACGATCGAATCGTTGAGAATCAATTTAGCTCGGTAATAGCCAGGCATGTAATAGGTACTCGTATATTCATGTTTATTTTTATCTACTTTAAATCTTCTTTTAGGATCCCAGCTTTGTTGGATAAAAACACTGTCCGCATTACTTTTGCTCACATTGTATTTGAATATCACTGTATTGGGCACGCCAAAGGTGACAGGTCTACTGGAAAAAGTGATCTGACTATAGATTAGTTTTTTAGCATCTTTAATGAAGAATGC is a window encoding:
- a CDS encoding GNAT family N-acetyltransferase, with the protein product MLFINYTAFYREKCIEIFKSNLPIFFDQQELPLFENFLDHHTHENYYLIKEGEQILACGGIFIDEIKGEASLAWGMVHAQHHKKGIGKLLTQYRLEIMKNCYPNKTYVLETSQHTAAFYEKNGFHTIAIVQDGFGKGIDKYMMEMKNK